One genomic window of Bradyrhizobium sp. CCGE-LA001 includes the following:
- a CDS encoding helix-turn-helix transcriptional regulator gives MAYTPRPGDDAEYVTSATIKRRFDGASDMWIHRRMRDDQFPQPVYLGTPTRYWRLSEIVAWEAVMIGKGCTPNKRRKVRS, from the coding sequence ATGGCTTACACCCCTCGCCCCGGCGATGACGCCGAATATGTAACGTCTGCCACAATCAAGCGCCGGTTCGATGGCGCTTCAGATATGTGGATTCACCGTCGCATGCGCGACGACCAATTTCCACAACCTGTCTACTTAGGTACGCCCACGCGCTATTGGCGCCTGTCCGAAATCGTCGCTTGGGAAGCGGTGATGATCGGAAAAGGTTGCACACCGAACAAGCGCCGCAAGGTGCGGTCATGA
- a CDS encoding TIGR04255 family protein: MKFPARDRVLYDPNPLIQVVCNVSFPRILAIDHELPVGFQQDLIEAFPFLETQEAPIVTGATERAEEKAPRSTIYEFYSSDRNVTIALGADFVGIRVLEYERWEKFRDHIRLAVSTLLKHYSPKVFTRLSLNYVNSVERSKLGLEGVPWRELIAPELIGPFAREDIPEAEVESYASVINFPIAEGTVRIAVGTATPDEPEEKQRFLIDNLFLSAKAIDADEQQSLDRLSAFNAESGCVFQWCIRPRLHDALNPRPVS, from the coding sequence ATGAAGTTTCCAGCTAGGGACAGGGTGCTTTATGACCCTAACCCGCTCATCCAAGTCGTCTGCAACGTCTCATTCCCTCGAATACTGGCGATTGATCACGAACTGCCGGTCGGCTTTCAACAAGACTTGATTGAGGCGTTTCCTTTCCTCGAAACGCAGGAAGCGCCAATTGTGACAGGCGCTACGGAGCGTGCGGAAGAGAAGGCGCCGCGTTCGACGATATACGAATTCTACTCTTCCGATCGAAACGTTACGATCGCGCTTGGAGCAGATTTCGTGGGCATTCGAGTCCTCGAATACGAACGCTGGGAAAAATTCCGAGACCATATTCGTCTGGCGGTATCGACGTTGCTGAAGCACTACTCGCCAAAGGTGTTCACTCGGCTCTCGCTAAATTACGTGAACTCCGTCGAGCGGAGCAAACTTGGACTCGAGGGCGTGCCGTGGCGCGAACTGATAGCACCAGAGTTGATCGGGCCTTTTGCTCGGGAGGACATTCCCGAAGCCGAAGTTGAGAGCTACGCCTCTGTGATAAATTTTCCGATCGCTGAGGGCACGGTCAGAATCGCAGTAGGTACTGCTACGCCTGACGAACCCGAAGAGAAGCAACGTTTCCTGATTGATAATCTTTTCCTCTCTGCGAAAGCAATTGACGCCGATGAACAACAAAGCCTCGATCGTCTCAGCGCTTTCAATGCCGAAAGCGGCTGCGTATTTCAGTGGTGTATCCGGCCACGGCTACATGACGCCCTCAATCCTCGACCAGTTTCCTGA
- a CDS encoding heme biosynthesis protein HemY, with amino-acid sequence MLRIVLFLILIALAAAGGAWVADQPGEVVLTWGGWRASPTIPVFVLLLGIFAVAVVLLWSIVTMIWRTPGRLRRRRHEKRHARGRHAITHGLLAIGHGDTALARRHAVAARRHAPNDPLALLLHAQSAQLDGNRDEAQRAFRAMAEREDTRLLGLRGLFIEAQRADDAVGAVMIAEEAIKLSPSSAWASHAVLGFRCARGDWSGALAILDSNLSAGQIDKPTYRRQRGVLLTARALELETMDRDVARESAMEAVKLAPTLVPAAVLAAKFESEAHQVRRAMKLVEAAWLANPHPDLADAYAHVKLGDTAWHRLQRVETLAAKTPADKPGHVEGQLAIARAAIDASEFARAREVLAPYLKDPTQRVALLMAEIERTEHGDGGRARAWTLRAVRARHDPAWTADGYVSDGWRPVSPVTGRLDAFQWQTPVASLPSDRSTTIESSAFEEAMLAAPPPKRVTAAASEAPMEPPVAAPAPAPAAQDNSPPQAKEAAKEAPKAANEAATEEPAVTPADPADPAPAPAESSPPPATPVFRSRADLGKPGPAPIPAVIPIVRAPDDPGIDDEGPSDEFTEQIGTPKAQAGGWRGFWSRWGA; translated from the coding sequence ATGCTTCGCATCGTGCTCTTTCTCATTCTGATCGCGCTGGCGGCGGCCGGCGGCGCCTGGGTTGCCGACCAGCCCGGCGAAGTGGTCCTGACCTGGGGCGGTTGGCGGGCCTCGCCAACCATTCCAGTGTTCGTGCTCCTTCTCGGCATCTTCGCCGTTGCTGTCGTCCTGCTCTGGAGCATCGTGACCATGATCTGGCGCACGCCGGGGCGTTTGCGCCGCCGTCGTCACGAGAAACGCCATGCGCGCGGCCGCCACGCCATCACCCACGGCCTGCTCGCGATCGGTCACGGTGACACCGCGCTTGCCCGTCGGCACGCGGTGGCGGCGCGGCGGCATGCGCCGAACGATCCGCTCGCGCTGCTGCTGCATGCGCAGTCGGCGCAGCTCGACGGCAATCGCGATGAGGCGCAGCGCGCCTTCCGCGCCATGGCCGAGCGCGAGGACACGCGCCTGCTCGGCCTGCGCGGCCTGTTCATCGAGGCGCAGCGCGCCGACGATGCGGTCGGCGCCGTGATGATCGCCGAAGAAGCGATCAAGCTGTCGCCGTCCTCGGCCTGGGCTTCGCATGCGGTGCTCGGCTTCCGCTGCGCGCGCGGCGACTGGAGCGGTGCGCTCGCGATCCTCGATTCCAATCTGTCTGCGGGGCAGATCGACAAGCCGACCTATCGCCGCCAACGCGGCGTCCTGCTCACCGCGCGTGCGCTGGAATTGGAAACCATGGACCGCGACGTCGCGCGCGAGAGCGCGATGGAGGCGGTCAAGCTCGCACCGACCCTGGTGCCAGCCGCGGTGCTCGCCGCGAAATTCGAGAGCGAGGCGCATCAGGTGCGCCGCGCCATGAAGCTGGTCGAGGCCGCCTGGCTCGCAAACCCGCATCCCGATCTTGCCGATGCCTATGCCCACGTGAAGCTCGGCGATACCGCGTGGCACCGCCTGCAGCGGGTCGAGACGCTCGCGGCCAAGACACCGGCCGACAAGCCCGGTCATGTCGAGGGCCAGCTCGCGATCGCGCGCGCCGCGATCGATGCCTCCGAGTTCGCCCGCGCGCGCGAGGTGCTCGCGCCATATCTCAAGGACCCGACGCAGCGCGTCGCGCTGCTGATGGCCGAGATCGAGCGCACCGAGCATGGCGACGGCGGCCGTGCCCGTGCCTGGACCTTGCGCGCGGTACGCGCCCGCCACGATCCCGCCTGGACGGCGGACGGCTATGTCAGCGACGGCTGGCGGCCGGTCTCCCCGGTCACCGGGCGCCTCGACGCCTTCCAATGGCAGACCCCGGTCGCAAGCCTGCCCTCGGACAGGAGCACCACGATCGAGTCCTCGGCGTTCGAGGAAGCCATGCTGGCGGCCCCGCCCCCGAAGCGGGTGACGGCGGCAGCCAGCGAAGCTCCGATGGAACCGCCGGTGGCGGCTCCGGCCCCAGCCCCGGCCGCTCAGGACAATTCGCCCCCACAGGCCAAAGAGGCCGCCAAGGAAGCCCCCAAAGCCGCCAACGAAGCTGCCACAGAAGAGCCGGCGGTCACGCCCGCCGATCCGGCCGATCCGGCACCGGCGCCGGCCGAATCATCGCCGCCGCCGGCCACGCCGGTGTTCCGAAGCCGTGCCGATCTCGGCAAGCCCGGACCGGCCCCAATCCCCGCCGTGATCCCGATCGTCCGCGCGCCGGATGATCCCGGGATTGATGACGAGGGCCCGAGCGATGAATTTACGGAACAAATCGGCACGCCCAAGGCTCAGGCCGGCGGCTGGCGCGGATTCTGGTCCCGCTGGGGCGCGTGA
- a CDS encoding bifunctional DNA primase/polymerase, giving the protein MNMNDQARKGKGTKPKPFINYPVRAFEFIPLHKPKARKTYPNGKTKEVGKAPIDPKWPTKKYDSKAVKARCLEEERNGGIRLKADQLVVDIDPRNGGDRGWLQLCDDLGIDDSKYPKVITGSGGVHLYMAKPADLLVRDTLESEDYGGVEFKTKGRQVVAAGSIHPNGKPYKWDDSHPAITGELLMAPRRLLKAIERPARSAMTGGGQMTPEQVAAALAQLDAEDFSEHSKWLQVMQACHHASAGEARSEFVDWSTSDPAFAKEAYMIGKRWDSLHAEKNDGVTFRTLNKYLREAGASGFQAAGSVTEDDFEDDPDFDMGEDLDFDTPAEDDNWLEGQKEEPRSRLYNETQLPALLDFAERCLIDQGTPLYQMGGRLVHPVRVDKDSGNDEGIRRKAGSLTIGEVNQHRLREYVIQTVPFHKLDKKGKANKFAAPLGFATHYLARGDKWKLPVITGVIEAPTLRRDGSIIDSDGYDSQSGLLLDMGGVQFPDVPEEPTRADAIAALELLKKPFAGFPFVANAKGRSASRSVMLSAVLTALVRRTLHSAPMHGTSAPTMGTGKTLAIDVVSMIATGRLTTAMSQGANEEEDEKRLFSVLLQNDLILLIDNVKRPIEGDALCTVLTQSTWQSRILGESRRVEVPTNVLMMASGNNLTYKGDMTTRSLLCRLDAQMENPETRRFDIDLKTWVPKHRVELVVAGLTVLRAFVVAGRPGLKELTPFGRFEDWSNLVRGALVWLGEPDPCKTRDFIATDDPERNDLEQLFAAIKDNAGDAAWTAGELIKMGDDCSDGLLTEAIESAVPGSANAKNLGRYLHARNGKILGGMRLVGKYDSHAKMWKYNVRDA; this is encoded by the coding sequence ATGAATATGAATGATCAGGCGCGCAAAGGCAAAGGAACAAAACCCAAGCCCTTCATCAACTACCCCGTGCGCGCCTTCGAGTTCATCCCCCTGCACAAGCCTAAGGCCCGGAAGACCTACCCCAACGGCAAGACCAAAGAGGTAGGCAAGGCGCCCATCGACCCTAAATGGCCGACGAAGAAATACGACTCCAAAGCCGTCAAGGCCCGCTGTCTCGAAGAAGAGCGGAACGGCGGCATCCGTCTGAAGGCTGATCAGTTGGTCGTCGATATCGATCCGCGCAATGGCGGCGACCGCGGATGGCTTCAGCTGTGTGATGATCTTGGCATCGACGACTCCAAATATCCCAAGGTGATCACGGGCAGCGGCGGCGTGCATCTCTACATGGCGAAGCCGGCCGATCTGTTGGTTCGCGATACGCTCGAAAGCGAAGACTATGGGGGAGTCGAGTTCAAGACCAAGGGCCGGCAGGTCGTGGCGGCCGGTTCGATCCACCCCAACGGCAAGCCCTATAAGTGGGACGACTCGCATCCTGCGATCACGGGCGAACTGCTAATGGCGCCGCGTCGACTCCTGAAGGCGATCGAACGTCCAGCCCGTAGCGCCATGACCGGCGGCGGACAAATGACTCCTGAGCAGGTCGCCGCCGCGCTCGCCCAACTCGACGCCGAGGACTTCAGCGAACATTCGAAATGGTTGCAAGTCATGCAAGCGTGTCACCATGCCAGCGCAGGCGAGGCACGAAGCGAGTTCGTTGATTGGTCCACGTCCGACCCGGCCTTCGCCAAAGAAGCCTATATGATCGGCAAGCGGTGGGACAGTCTGCACGCCGAGAAGAACGACGGCGTGACCTTCCGCACGCTGAACAAATATCTGCGCGAAGCCGGCGCGAGCGGCTTCCAAGCGGCGGGCAGTGTGACCGAGGACGACTTCGAGGACGACCCGGACTTCGACATGGGTGAAGACCTAGACTTCGACACCCCCGCCGAGGACGACAATTGGCTCGAAGGTCAAAAGGAAGAGCCGAGGTCACGCTTGTATAACGAAACACAGCTGCCGGCGCTCTTGGACTTTGCGGAACGCTGCTTGATCGATCAAGGCACCCCGCTTTATCAGATGGGCGGGCGGCTTGTGCATCCTGTTCGCGTTGATAAAGACTCGGGTAATGACGAGGGGATTAGGCGCAAGGCCGGGTCGCTGACCATCGGTGAAGTCAATCAACACCGCCTTCGCGAATACGTGATTCAAACCGTGCCCTTCCACAAGCTCGACAAGAAGGGCAAGGCGAACAAGTTTGCGGCACCGCTCGGCTTCGCTACGCATTACCTCGCGCGCGGCGACAAGTGGAAGCTGCCCGTCATCACCGGCGTGATTGAAGCACCGACATTGCGCAGGGACGGCTCAATCATCGACTCCGATGGATACGATTCTCAATCCGGATTGCTGCTCGACATGGGTGGGGTCCAATTTCCCGATGTGCCTGAAGAGCCAACGCGAGCCGACGCTATTGCCGCCCTCGAATTGTTGAAAAAGCCTTTTGCGGGCTTCCCGTTCGTGGCCAACGCCAAGGGTCGCAGTGCGAGTCGGTCGGTGATGCTGTCTGCTGTTCTGACGGCGTTGGTTCGCAGAACGCTTCACTCGGCGCCCATGCACGGCACAAGCGCTCCGACGATGGGGACGGGCAAGACTTTGGCAATCGACGTCGTCTCAATGATCGCAACCGGCCGGCTCACAACGGCAATGAGTCAGGGTGCCAACGAAGAGGAAGATGAAAAGCGGCTCTTCAGCGTCCTGCTTCAGAATGACCTGATTCTGTTGATCGATAATGTAAAGCGGCCAATTGAGGGTGACGCCCTTTGCACAGTCTTGACTCAGTCAACATGGCAATCGCGCATTCTCGGCGAGAGCCGGCGCGTGGAGGTGCCGACTAATGTCTTGATGATGGCGAGCGGCAACAATCTGACTTACAAAGGCGACATGACCACGCGCTCGCTGTTGTGCCGTCTCGACGCGCAGATGGAAAACCCTGAGACGCGTCGATTCGATATCGACCTAAAGACATGGGTGCCCAAGCATCGCGTCGAATTGGTCGTCGCTGGCTTGACGGTGCTGCGCGCCTTTGTGGTCGCCGGCCGCCCGGGACTCAAAGAGTTAACGCCGTTCGGTCGCTTCGAGGATTGGTCGAACCTTGTGCGCGGGGCGCTGGTATGGCTCGGCGAGCCGGACCCTTGCAAGACACGCGACTTCATCGCGACCGACGACCCCGAGCGCAACGACCTTGAGCAGCTATTCGCCGCGATCAAGGACAACGCGGGCGACGCGGCGTGGACGGCAGGGGAGTTGATCAAGATGGGTGATGATTGTTCGGACGGGCTGTTGACGGAGGCGATTGAGAGCGCAGTACCCGGCAGTGCAAATGCAAAGAACCTGGGTCGGTATCTGCACGCCCGCAACGGCAAGATTTTAGGCGGCATGCGCCTAGTCGGGAAGTACGACTCTCATGCAAAGATGTGGAAATACAATGTGCGGGACGCGTGA